The following nucleotide sequence is from Cicer arietinum cultivar CDC Frontier isolate Library 1 chromosome 2, Cicar.CDCFrontier_v2.0, whole genome shotgun sequence.
CTTTACACTATTTATTTCCGATTATTAGAATGTGCAAATAGTCTAATAACTCTTAATTGATAAAagtcttaaattttttatttattataacataattaattaagagtaattttttttggttaaatatatttttaatttttacaaaattatgatattttaattttagtttctaatttttttattattcatttttaatctctattttaattttataatttaaaaaaaattaaaataaagataaaaaataaattaaaaaattagaaactaaaaagttgagaattttttatatgaactaaagtaaaattttgaaatttatagagactataatttattttaccttttttatttaattattaaaattatatattttttcttattatagacctaattaagattaaaatagGACCACAAAAATGTTTAAGAGGACTCTGTTTTATattcttcttaaaaaaaaaaagttatattcatgtatttaacataaatttgaatgaaCTAATTGATTTTTCTcatatgttaattaatatagGAGACGTGCTATGTGGAAATGAATTCAATGGTACAACACATTTGGGTATTCTACAACAATGGTTTGGTATCCACTGGTGGACATGTCGCACTTTTGCTCTTCTTATTGTTGCACTCTTCATAATGCTTCCCCTACTTATGTTACGACGTGTAggtacaaataattaatttttccaaattaattatcattcgCCTTATCTTAATCAAGTACATTAATTTtgctaatgaatttttttttcttatttatttttaatctattaTTTACAGATTCACTCAAGTATAGTTCTGCATTATCAATCCTACTAGCATTGGTTTTTGTTGTAATATGCTCATCAATGGCGTTTAATGCATTATGGTTTGGGAAAACTCAATCGGTCAGAATTTTGCCTGATTTCTCTCAAGTCACTGCCCTTGATCTTTTCACTACTGTCCCTGTTTTTGTCACAGGGTTTGGATTCCATGTCAATGGTTAGTTTCATACACATTATTACCACAATACTAGTGACCAGATGAATATATCGTGAAAAATTCAAGTCTCACATATAATAAAGTTCGTGAAAAATTCAAGTCTCACATATAATAAAGTTCGACaataacttataaataaaaatatctttcactTTATAcgttgattttattaatatgctTTATTGCAGTTCATCCGATTAGAGCAGAGCTTGTAAAACCTACAGACATGAGTATCGCCGTGCGAATTTCGTTGTTAGTTTGTGTGGCTATTTACTTTGCTATAGGATTCTTTGGATACCTATTGTTTGGGGACTCCATCATGCCCGACGTGTTGGTAAACTTCGATCAAAACTCCGATTCAAGCGTCGGTCGATTGCTCGACAACATTGTTCGACTAAGCTATGCACTCCATCTTGCACTTGTGTTCCCAATCATGAACTTTTCATTGAGGACTAACATTGATGAACTATTATTCTCAAAGAGAAATAAGCCTCCTTTGGCATTGGACACCCCAAGATTTGTGTCACTCACTCTTGTTTTGCTAGCTTTCACATACTTGTTGGCTGTGACTATTCCAAATGTTTGGTATTTTTTTGAGTTCTTGGGATCTACTACCATTGTTTGCCTCTCATTTCTCTTCCCTGCTGCAATTATTCTAAGGTATTCTATCATTTTGTCACCTCTTTTTATCATATATGTTCTCATTTATTGTTTATTACCATTGATCAAAccattaaaatatttgactttcaACTAACTATTTCTAAAATCACACACGTAATTAATTGTGATATactgataatataaaatattttccacTAATAG
It contains:
- the LOC101492724 gene encoding amino acid transporter AVT6C-like gives rise to the protein MINIKHKNSLIMSNTTQVNVPLLQQNHENSQQEDPIPQNGSISGAVFNISTTMVGAGIMSIPATMKVLGIIPGLVVIVLVAVITDLTVEFMLRCTSSGKALTYAGMVGESFGAVGSLAVKICVITTNLGILIVYFIILGDVLCGNEFNGTTHLGILQQWFGIHWWTCRTFALLIVALFIMLPLLMLRRVDSLKYSSALSILLALVFVVICSSMAFNALWFGKTQSVRILPDFSQVTALDLFTTVPVFVTGFGFHVNVHPIRAELVKPTDMSIAVRISLLVCVAIYFAIGFFGYLLFGDSIMPDVLVNFDQNSDSSVGRLLDNIVRLSYALHLALVFPIMNFSLRTNIDELLFSKRNKPPLALDTPRFVSLTLVLLAFTYLLAVTIPNVWYFFEFLGSTTIVCLSFLFPAAIILRDIYGISKTKDKVMAIVVIVLAVVTSGIAIWTNLYGSTSADQS